The following are encoded together in the Erwinia sp. E602 genome:
- a CDS encoding SFCGS family glycine-rich protein, protein MSQITVVIGDRLGKGQKVAAGIEKAGGRAVVVPGVAADMKLGDVMKAENASFGISFCGSGGAGAITAQNKYGYKAKHGMRSIDEGVTAINEGATVLGFGFMDKEELGERLVQAWLKKYGG, encoded by the coding sequence ATGTCACAAATTACGGTAGTGATCGGCGATCGTCTGGGTAAAGGGCAGAAAGTTGCCGCCGGCATCGAAAAAGCGGGCGGGCGCGCGGTGGTGGTGCCCGGCGTGGCGGCGGATATGAAGCTGGGCGACGTGATGAAGGCGGAGAATGCCAGCTTCGGCATCTCGTTCTGCGGCAGCGGCGGCGCGGGGGCAATCACCGCGCAGAATAAATATGGCTACAAGGCGAAGCACGGCATGCGCTCGATCGATGAGGGCGTTACCGCCATTAACGAGGGGGCTACGGTGCTCGGCTTCGGCTTTATGGATAAAGAAGAGCTGGGCGAGCGTCTGGTGCAGGCGTGGCTGAAGAAGTACGGCGGATGA
- a CDS encoding DUF4312 family protein, with the protein MKEHFTTTVNVSGKGASSDKAFADALSRVQPQLLQSSAKVLLRIEPLDVQVLSAQLQVRTEKFLFFFLPRERRHYRVELAVEVSVTAIDTARVNFTRLG; encoded by the coding sequence ATGAAGGAACACTTCACCACCACGGTGAACGTCAGCGGCAAGGGGGCCAGCAGTGATAAAGCCTTTGCCGACGCCCTGAGCCGCGTGCAGCCGCAGCTGCTGCAGTCGAGCGCAAAGGTGCTGTTGCGCATCGAGCCGCTGGACGTGCAGGTGCTGAGCGCGCAGCTGCAGGTGCGCACCGAAAAGTTTCTGTTCTTCTTTCTGCCGCGCGAGCGGCGGCATTACCGCGTTGAGCTGGCGGTTGAAGTCAGCGTCACCGCCATCGATACCGCCCGGGTGAACTTCACCCGCCTCGGCTGA
- a CDS encoding DUF4311 domain-containing protein: MFLIVLFKSLIIGGLVGVGVGAGAARMFHAPTTQGMGAFRTLGELNSCEGDPASHFSFGLGFFFNAWASSVAAGSFTQDVDHRILPNWGAAALMVKNRNVAETLHNPKKMAIACGLIGMIVVAFLNSTASAVPAALQVTAVKVLVPAANLLVNTVMPVIFWLAAIDAGKKSGFWATIFGGLAQLIMGNAVPGLVLGILIGKGVEESGWTRVTKVMMVAIVLLFVLSGFFRGFDMKLLESFRLGVPGWLDMIHNTLSGK, translated from the coding sequence ATGTTTCTGATCGTTCTTTTCAAATCACTGATTATCGGCGGGCTGGTGGGCGTCGGCGTGGGGGCCGGGGCGGCAAGGATGTTTCATGCGCCGACCACCCAGGGCATGGGCGCCTTCCGCACCCTCGGCGAGCTGAACTCCTGCGAGGGCGATCCGGCATCGCACTTCTCGTTCGGCCTCGGGTTCTTCTTTAACGCCTGGGCCTCCTCGGTGGCCGCCGGCTCCTTCACCCAGGACGTTGACCACCGCATTCTGCCCAACTGGGGCGCGGCGGCGCTGATGGTTAAAAACCGCAACGTGGCCGAAACGCTGCACAACCCGAAGAAGATGGCCATCGCCTGCGGCCTGATCGGCATGATCGTCGTGGCGTTCCTCAACTCCACCGCCTCGGCGGTGCCTGCCGCGCTGCAGGTGACGGCGGTCAAGGTGCTGGTGCCGGCGGCTAACCTGCTGGTCAACACGGTGATGCCGGTGATCTTCTGGCTGGCGGCAATCGATGCCGGCAAAAAGTCCGGCTTCTGGGCGACCATCTTCGGCGGCCTTGCGCAGCTGATTATGGGTAACGCGGTACCGGGGCTGGTGCTGGGCATTCTGATCGGCAAAGGCGTGGAAGAGAGCGGCTGGACGCGGGTCACCAAAGTGATGATGGTGGCAATCGTGCTGCTGTTCGTGCTCAGCGGCTTCTTCCGCGGATTTGACATGAAGCTGCTGGAGTCCTTCCGCCTCGGCGTGCCCGGCTGGCTGGATATGATCCACAACACCCTGAGCGGTAAGTAA
- a CDS encoding glycine dehydrogenase: MSNGTQPAEAIAGQDRAIRQLAERVLAQISRLYAAAGIQPDAVQLQMLTSHVKAMALRSVTGEALPEVEAELFDEISPASMALAQQVVDLFGNLPVEEAWLLSVHIEVATEH, encoded by the coding sequence GTGAGTAATGGAACGCAGCCGGCAGAGGCTATCGCCGGGCAGGATCGGGCCATCCGACAGCTGGCAGAGCGGGTACTGGCGCAAATCAGCCGGCTGTATGCCGCGGCAGGCATTCAACCTGACGCCGTTCAGCTGCAGATGCTGACCTCGCACGTTAAGGCGATGGCGCTGCGCTCGGTGACCGGCGAAGCGCTGCCGGAGGTGGAGGCCGAGCTGTTTGACGAGATCTCTCCCGCCTCAATGGCGCTGGCGCAGCAGGTGGTGGATCTGTTCGGCAACCTGCCGGTGGAAGAGGCCTGGCTGCTGTCGGTACATATCGAAGTCGCCACAGAACATTAA